The following proteins come from a genomic window of Hymenobacter canadensis:
- a CDS encoding glycosyltransferase family 2 protein gives MAALQLSIIVPTYNRLPDLQRVLGQLQRMSRPPGLSLEILVSDNSTEDDTQEWFAHEQPAGMVYHRNARNLGQYNNCNLAIRRAQGEWVQILHDDDEITPDYLHALQPYLTDPGLVLVTGRSIFVGTNATEVQQQHDLRLQQLKFSYPARFNGRQLFTQTLQLGCPFIISHSLMRREAVLAAGSFKEQLRYTGDFDLWLRMMMRGDFQVADAVMGNYHLHPGNQISTRTTRWAMYTESYCHALYYLAPLQHYDPAGAAAFRQTLSREVPKLRFISGQLLHNPSLSRRLDTLLQRHQLLPRTTPASLPYMLLNALPADLGGQLYRGLMKAMPA, from the coding sequence ATGGCTGCTCTTCAACTCTCCATCATCGTCCCTACCTACAACCGCCTGCCCGACCTGCAGCGCGTGCTGGGGCAACTGCAGCGCATGTCGCGCCCGCCGGGCCTGAGCCTGGAAATCCTGGTCAGCGATAACTCCACCGAAGACGATACCCAAGAGTGGTTTGCGCACGAGCAGCCGGCCGGCATGGTCTACCACCGCAATGCCCGCAATCTGGGCCAATACAACAACTGCAATCTGGCCATTCGCCGGGCGCAGGGCGAGTGGGTGCAGATTCTGCACGATGATGACGAAATCACGCCCGACTATCTGCACGCACTGCAGCCCTACCTCACCGACCCTGGCTTGGTGCTGGTAACGGGCCGCAGCATCTTTGTGGGCACCAATGCCACCGAGGTGCAGCAGCAGCACGACCTGCGCCTGCAGCAGTTGAAGTTCAGCTACCCGGCGCGGTTCAACGGCCGCCAGCTCTTTACGCAGACGCTGCAATTGGGCTGTCCGTTTATTATTTCTCATTCCCTCATGCGCCGCGAGGCCGTGCTGGCGGCCGGCAGCTTCAAGGAGCAGCTACGCTACACCGGCGACTTCGACCTATGGCTGCGCATGATGATGCGCGGCGACTTCCAGGTGGCAGATGCTGTGATGGGCAACTACCACCTGCACCCCGGCAACCAGATTTCTACCCGCACCACGCGCTGGGCCATGTACACGGAGAGCTACTGCCACGCCCTCTACTATCTGGCACCCCTGCAGCACTACGACCCCGCCGGAGCCGCCGCCTTCCGCCAGACCCTCTCCCGGGAAGTACCCAAGCTGCGCTTCATTTCCGGGCAGCTGCTGCACAACCCCAGCCTGAGCCGGCGCCTCGATACGTTGCTGCAGCGCCATCAGCTGCTGCCCCGCACTACTCCCGCTTCGCTGCCCTATATGCTGCTCAATGCGCTGCCTGCCGACCTGGGCGGCCAACTCTATCGGGGCCTGATGAAGGCCATGCCAGCCTGA
- a CDS encoding nucleotide-diphospho-sugar transferase — MPTTSAPAFGDSGVPAAPPRAAVLFIVFNRPDVTLRVLEAIRAARPPRLYIAADGPRPGRPAEAAICATLRQQVLAAIDWPCTVEALFREENLGCRRAVSGAISWFFEHEECGIILEDDCLPHASFFPYCEDALQHYAHDTRVLHISGSNLLRGWTRDPDYSYFFSQYVGIWGWATWRRAWQLYDVASPQLPELERKSYFWRRFFHSLEQRMALQPLWATHNGQLDTWDYQWAFTLLSQSGLSVTPGVNLISNIGFGGQATHTHNVGHPWANLATKPMPLPLRHPAFMMRDTLSDYRQWRSTLRDKAVARVRQLAAVFSVTL, encoded by the coding sequence ATGCCAACCACTTCCGCTCCTGCTTTTGGTGATTCCGGGGTGCCGGCCGCGCCGCCCCGCGCCGCCGTACTGTTCATCGTCTTCAACCGGCCCGACGTGACGCTGCGGGTGCTGGAGGCCATCCGGGCCGCACGGCCGCCACGCCTATACATAGCCGCCGACGGCCCTCGCCCCGGCCGTCCCGCCGAGGCTGCCATCTGCGCCACACTGCGCCAGCAGGTGCTGGCCGCCATCGATTGGCCCTGTACCGTCGAAGCCCTGTTCCGGGAAGAGAATCTGGGGTGCCGCCGGGCCGTTAGCGGAGCCATCAGCTGGTTTTTTGAGCACGAGGAGTGCGGCATTATCCTCGAAGACGACTGCCTGCCGCACGCCAGCTTCTTCCCATACTGCGAGGATGCGCTCCAGCACTACGCCCACGATACCCGCGTGCTGCACATCAGCGGCAGCAACCTGCTGCGCGGCTGGACCCGCGACCCAGACTACTCCTATTTTTTCTCACAGTATGTAGGCATCTGGGGCTGGGCCACCTGGCGCCGGGCCTGGCAACTCTATGATGTGGCCTCGCCGCAGCTGCCCGAGCTGGAGCGCAAGAGTTACTTCTGGCGCCGCTTTTTCCATAGTCTAGAGCAGCGCATGGCCCTGCAGCCGCTTTGGGCCACCCACAATGGCCAGCTCGACACCTGGGACTATCAGTGGGCCTTCACCCTGCTCAGCCAGTCGGGACTGAGTGTCACGCCGGGCGTAAACCTGATCAGCAACATTGGGTTTGGGGGCCAGGCCACGCACACCCACAACGTAGGGCACCCCTGGGCCAATCTGGCTACCAAACCTATGCCGCTGCCGCTGCGGCATCCGGCCTTCATGATGCGCGACACGCTTTCTGACTACCGGCAATGGCGCTCCACCCTCCGCGACAAGGCCGTTGCGCGGGTGCGCCAGCTGGCCGCCGTTTTTTCCGTGACGCTTTAA
- a CDS encoding O-antigen ligase family protein → MKINLRYFYIAGILVLLLSDPLFSDLITGHAPEEDLGGHPAYTFTLVYTRLFAFFCVALSVFYYHYLRGLARGIFWATTAAVALLAIESYWFYDTPMVYPHVFQKLLVLFTIPAFYGLYARVGRITLADVVSLIWVALVLNLILVSSDALNVGAFLAHNRGLYASSVYLLMLPLLYHFNEYLAGRQSRHLALFFVAAFAIFFFQHRTVWVTSALALVLNMGLIARATPRRLGGGALPLLLGIPLLLVSLAASFVIVSYPEVLDKLVANLSDIENHSTQGTGSWRLLQFESYWPFVEENPLLGMRLAGFELPVQFYNPESHTTFFEDGHGHNLHSFYLEIPFYFGAVGMLLFLLPQLMLALQLVRRAPTSPEALSWTVLIVTSLVYAYSYCLPSFFFGFIGYGLLRIRQLTPEPLAPPILARPGRPAPVPAAASSAMPYPV, encoded by the coding sequence ATGAAAATCAATCTGCGCTATTTCTACATTGCCGGGATACTGGTGTTGCTGCTCTCCGATCCGCTGTTCTCAGACCTAATCACTGGTCATGCTCCGGAAGAGGATCTGGGGGGGCATCCGGCCTATACGTTCACGCTGGTATACACCCGCCTGTTTGCCTTCTTCTGCGTGGCACTAAGTGTGTTTTATTACCACTATCTGCGCGGCCTGGCCCGGGGTATATTTTGGGCGACTACGGCAGCGGTTGCTTTGCTGGCTATCGAGTCCTATTGGTTTTACGACACGCCGATGGTGTACCCGCACGTCTTCCAGAAGCTGCTGGTTTTGTTCACCATTCCGGCATTCTACGGGCTCTATGCCCGCGTAGGGCGCATCACGCTGGCTGATGTTGTTTCGCTGATCTGGGTGGCGCTAGTGCTGAATCTGATTCTGGTCAGCTCCGACGCATTGAACGTAGGTGCCTTTCTGGCCCACAACCGCGGGTTGTATGCCTCATCGGTGTATTTGCTGATGCTACCGCTGCTCTACCATTTCAACGAGTATCTGGCGGGCCGACAGTCGCGGCACTTGGCGCTGTTTTTTGTGGCGGCGTTTGCCATTTTCTTCTTTCAGCACCGCACCGTGTGGGTTACCTCCGCCTTAGCGCTGGTCCTGAATATGGGGTTGATAGCACGGGCGACGCCGCGCCGGCTGGGTGGCGGGGCACTGCCGCTGCTGCTGGGCATCCCGCTGCTGCTGGTGTCGTTGGCCGCGTCCTTCGTTATCGTGTCATACCCGGAGGTGCTCGATAAGCTGGTTGCCAACTTATCGGACATCGAGAACCACAGCACGCAGGGAACCGGCTCGTGGCGGCTGCTGCAGTTTGAATCGTACTGGCCGTTTGTAGAGGAGAACCCGCTGCTGGGGATGCGGCTGGCGGGCTTCGAGCTGCCCGTGCAGTTCTACAATCCGGAGAGCCACACCACTTTCTTTGAGGATGGGCACGGCCACAACCTGCACAGCTTCTACCTCGAAATCCCCTTCTATTTCGGGGCGGTGGGGATGCTGCTGTTTCTGCTGCCTCAGCTCATGCTGGCGCTGCAACTGGTCCGGCGGGCGCCCACCTCGCCCGAGGCGCTTTCCTGGACAGTGCTCATCGTCACGAGCCTAGTGTACGCCTACTCCTACTGCCTGCCCTCCTTTTTCTTCGGGTTCATCGGGTACGGGCTACTCCGCATCCGGCAGCTGACACCCGAGCCGCTGGCCCCGCCAATACTGGCTCGGCCCGGGCGGCCGGCGCCGGTGCCGGCGGCCGCCAGCAGTGCAATGCCTTATCCTGTCTGA
- a CDS encoding glycosyltransferase family 4 protein, with protein sequence MKIGIATPIDIEVLSPHLDLAAGTMLPQGLGGSATTPLVQGLLAAGHTVSVYTLGRNIPEPVVLRGPRLTVYVGNFRARARQRCPDLFAAEAAVIRQFIDLDEPDIVHAHWGYEFARGALASGRPHLITLHDNPWNVLRYQPDLYRVVRLLLKLWVLRRGRHFTAVSPYLAGALRSSTRELAVVPNAVLPAVGGVRAFPTEKRRRIISILTGWSELKNAATALQAFQQVRQQLGEGTEYWLFGPDYGPGETAQKWAQAQGLAAGVHFAGLLDHESLLRRLPEFDVLLHPSREESFGMTLVEAMQAGLPVIGGSHSGAVPWVLEHGQCGLLVDINSPAAIAGALVELFTQPAHYTELSVRGVSRVAAHFSQAAVTAAYERLYRQVLGSRLASPPELAWPLPLEIRATASYPLP encoded by the coding sequence ATGAAAATCGGCATAGCTACCCCCATTGACATTGAAGTGCTGAGTCCGCACCTGGACCTGGCGGCCGGCACCATGCTGCCGCAGGGCCTGGGCGGCAGCGCTACTACGCCGCTGGTGCAGGGGCTGCTGGCGGCCGGCCACACGGTGTCGGTGTACACGCTGGGCCGCAACATTCCGGAGCCGGTGGTACTGCGCGGCCCGCGCCTGACCGTGTACGTGGGCAACTTCCGCGCCCGCGCCCGGCAGCGCTGCCCCGACCTATTTGCGGCGGAAGCCGCCGTAATCCGCCAGTTTATCGACCTCGACGAGCCCGACATCGTGCACGCGCACTGGGGCTACGAATTTGCCCGCGGCGCGCTGGCCAGCGGCCGGCCGCACCTCATCACCCTCCACGACAACCCCTGGAATGTGCTGCGCTACCAGCCCGATCTGTACCGGGTGGTACGACTGCTGCTCAAGCTTTGGGTGCTACGTCGGGGCCGGCACTTCACGGCCGTGTCACCGTATCTGGCCGGAGCGCTACGTAGCAGCACACGCGAGCTGGCGGTGGTACCAAATGCCGTGCTGCCGGCCGTGGGGGGAGTGCGAGCCTTCCCAACGGAAAAGCGGCGGCGCATTATCTCCATACTAACTGGCTGGTCGGAGCTGAAGAACGCAGCTACGGCACTGCAGGCTTTCCAGCAGGTGCGGCAGCAGCTGGGCGAGGGCACCGAATACTGGCTGTTCGGCCCTGACTACGGCCCCGGCGAAACGGCCCAGAAGTGGGCCCAGGCGCAGGGCCTGGCCGCCGGCGTGCATTTCGCCGGCCTTCTCGACCATGAGTCTCTGCTGCGCCGGCTGCCTGAGTTTGATGTGCTGCTGCACCCTTCGCGCGAAGAGTCGTTTGGGATGACGCTGGTGGAAGCTATGCAGGCCGGCTTGCCAGTAATAGGCGGCAGCCACTCCGGAGCCGTGCCCTGGGTGCTGGAACATGGCCAATGCGGCCTGCTCGTCGACATCAATTCGCCGGCTGCTATTGCGGGTGCGCTGGTAGAGCTGTTTACGCAGCCAGCCCACTACACGGAGCTCAGTGTCCGCGGGGTAAGCCGGGTGGCAGCCCACTTCTCCCAGGCCGCCGTGACGGCCGCCTACGAACGCCTCTACCGCCAAGTGCTTGGTTCACGTCTTGCTTCTCCTCCTGAATTAGCTTGGCCGCTGCCGCTAGAAATCCGTGCCACCGCCAGCTACCCGCTCCCATGA
- a CDS encoding lipopolysaccharide biosynthesis protein, translating to MPAVSTSAIPASTVRGLRWSLIATGLIAVLQFIYSGIMSRLLSPADFGLMGMAMVIISFGGYFAQMGLEQALIQRATLEPVHIRATSTVAIGLGILVTSLMWGLAPLAVLLFKEPGVVNVLRGMSLTFVVNSLGATSQSLLRRRMAFDLLARIELGAFLVGYGLVGLSMAWAGWGIWSLVGATLANLLVKAVAAWLCVRHSLRPPVRWAHYQPLVNFGGAVSVVSLLEYFGANLDRLSIGRLLGTYTLGLYNRTFFLVQLPLYQFTDSISRVMLPSYSSLQHDLPRLRPLYLTSLSLSAWVMLPMAAGMATAAEPLVRVVLGPQWGAAVPLLGPLALMVGAHLLTIYSGSLCESLGKLRFKVWVQLGFIAGLSAGLLIAAPYGLRAMVLTVLLAELLRHATYQFAIHRYLHIPVADLWGAYWPALCTAVVLAVVLGTAQTALARLQVGSLAQLLLLMALGVVALLGQLGMPWNRIVRLSLYRELEAHLSAGQLRNRLLALLNPTPAVAGSE from the coding sequence ATGCCTGCTGTTTCCACTTCTGCCATTCCGGCCAGCACCGTTCGCGGACTGCGCTGGAGCCTGATTGCCACCGGCCTGATTGCCGTGCTGCAATTCATCTATTCGGGTATCATGTCGCGCCTGCTTTCCCCGGCTGATTTTGGGCTGATGGGCATGGCGATGGTTATCATCAGCTTTGGGGGCTACTTTGCCCAAATGGGACTGGAGCAGGCCCTCATCCAGCGCGCCACGCTGGAGCCGGTGCATATCCGGGCCACTTCCACCGTGGCTATCGGGCTGGGGATATTGGTAACCAGTCTGATGTGGGGCCTGGCGCCCCTGGCCGTGCTGCTTTTCAAAGAGCCCGGCGTGGTGAACGTGCTACGGGGCATGTCGCTGACGTTTGTAGTAAACAGCCTTGGGGCCACCTCCCAAAGCCTGTTGCGCCGCCGTATGGCCTTCGATCTGCTGGCCCGCATAGAGTTGGGGGCATTTCTGGTCGGCTACGGCCTGGTGGGGCTGAGCATGGCCTGGGCCGGCTGGGGCATCTGGAGCCTGGTGGGGGCCACGCTCGCCAACCTGCTGGTGAAGGCGGTGGCCGCCTGGCTTTGCGTGCGCCACAGCCTGCGCCCGCCAGTGCGCTGGGCGCACTATCAGCCACTGGTCAATTTCGGGGGCGCCGTGTCGGTGGTGAGCTTGCTGGAATACTTCGGCGCCAACCTCGACCGGCTCAGCATCGGGCGGCTGCTGGGCACCTACACGCTTGGCCTCTACAACCGCACGTTCTTTCTGGTGCAGTTGCCGCTCTACCAGTTCACTGACAGCATCTCGCGGGTGATGCTGCCTTCCTACAGTAGCCTGCAGCATGACCTCCCACGCCTGCGCCCGCTCTACCTCACTTCGCTCAGCCTTTCAGCCTGGGTGATGCTGCCGATGGCGGCCGGCATGGCCACGGCCGCCGAGCCGCTGGTACGGGTGGTGCTGGGGCCGCAGTGGGGCGCCGCCGTACCGTTGCTGGGGCCGCTGGCCCTGATGGTAGGCGCCCATCTGCTCACCATCTACAGCGGCTCACTGTGCGAATCATTGGGCAAACTGCGCTTCAAGGTGTGGGTACAGTTGGGCTTTATTGCCGGCCTGAGTGCCGGCCTGCTGATAGCGGCGCCTTACGGTTTGCGGGCCATGGTCCTGACGGTGCTGCTGGCTGAGCTACTGCGCCATGCCACGTACCAGTTTGCCATCCACCGCTACCTCCATATTCCGGTGGCCGACCTGTGGGGGGCTTACTGGCCGGCACTGTGTACGGCTGTGGTACTGGCCGTAGTGCTGGGCACCGCGCAAACCGCCCTGGCCCGCCTGCAGGTAGGTTCGCTAGCGCAGCTGCTGTTGCTGATGGCGCTGGGCGTGGTAGCGCTGCTGGGCCAATTAGGCATGCCCTGGAACCGCATCGTACGGCTCTCGCTCTACCGCGAGCTGGAAGCCCACCTCAGCGCCGGCCAGTTGCGCAACCGGTTGCTGGCGCTGCTAAATCCTACCCCCGCAGTGGCTGGCAGCGAATAA